From a region of the Castanea sativa cultivar Marrone di Chiusa Pesio chromosome 10, ASM4071231v1 genome:
- the LOC142611975 gene encoding uncharacterized protein LOC142611975: MADVEEPTCEELEKVLIDDDPKKFFQAPGVDPNFICRHLNVNAAVVLRKQPPRHLSKEHAEAIKEEVLKFKKLLVATVGHPRMSFLDAFSGLLPNTLGFDDQEKVASVTPTWNYHYKMPVYYMSKSLHEAEVHYLPLEKAILTVVYATHKLPHYFQSLTVVVLTQLLPKSILRSADYMGRIAKWGTILEAFDIKYMPRTSMKGQILADQVAKFAKPSIEENVKKLDMDEKSVGVITCKERLIWKVYIDGAENQRGSGMGLVLVSPEGLTFEKSLRLGFSAINNEAEYEALLVGMDMVQKMGGKTVQIFSDSQLVMGQVEGKLEARDPRMQEYLTQVR; the protein is encoded by the exons ATGGCAGATGTAGAAGAACCTACGTGTGAAGAGTTGGAGAAGGTTCTTATCGACGACGATCCtaaaaaattctttcag gctccaggggTTGATCCGAATTTCATTTGTCGCCACTTGAATGTCAATGCGGCTGTGGTGCTGAGGAAGCAACCACCTCGACACTTATCTAAAGAGCATGCTGAGGCTATCAAGGAAGAAGTACTTAAGTTCAAAAAG TTGCTAGTtgctactgttgggcatcctcggatgagttttctggatGCTTTTTCAGGGTTACTACCAAATACCCTTGGCTTTGATGATCAGGAGAAAGTAGCCTCTGTCACTCCTACatggaactatcattataag ATGCCAGTTTATTATATGAGTAAATCTTTACATGAGGCCGAGGTACATTACTTGCCACTGGAGAAGGCGATCCTAACAGTGGTGTACGCTACACATAAGCTTCCCCACTATTTTCAATCTCTTACAGTTGTTGTTTTAACTCAACTTCTTCCTAAGTCTATACTTCGAAGTGCTGACTACATGGGAAGGATTGCTAAATGGGGCACCATCTTGGaggctttcgatatcaagtatatgcctcgcacctctatgaAGGGTCAAATCCTTGCTGATCAAGTCGCGAAATTTGCCAAACCCTCAATAGAAGAAAATGTCAAAAAGttggacatggatgaaaaatcagttggcgtgATCACGTGCAAGGAACGTTTGATATGGAAGGTGTATATTGATGGAGCGgaaaatcaaagaggatctggtaTGGGACTAGTCTTAGTGTCCCCTGAGGGacttacttttgagaaatccttgagacTAGGATTCTCGGCCATTAACAATGAAGCAGAATATGAAGCTCTATTGGTGGGGAtggatatggttcagaaaatgggtgGAAAAACAGTGCAAATATTCTCAGATTCACAGTTAGTCATGggccaagtggaagggaaactaGAGGCTAGAGATCCGAGGATGCAAGAGTAtttaacccaggtcaggtaa